GCAGCGGGTAGTGCACCACCTGCACGAACCAGATGACCCCCACCATCGTCCAGGTCGCCGTCGCGCCCAGCACCAGCACCACGTCGTCCACGGCGGGAACCTAGGCCCGGCCGTCGCCGGCGGCCGGCTCCGAGCGACCGGCAGCCCGGGTCGGCGACTAGGCCGTGGGGCCGAAGGCCTCGGTGCGGATGGCCCCGGGGGGGCAGCCGAGGCGGTCGAGCAGGTCGACCACGTGGGCCACGAAGTCCTTCGGGCCGCACACGTAGGCGGTGGCGCCGGGGATGAGGGCGTCGCGCAGGTCCTCCACCCGCAGGCGCCCGGCCTCCCGCTGGATCGAGGACCCGGCGCGGGTGCAGACCACCGAGACCTCGGGGCCCACCATCTCGTCGCGGTAGGGGAGGTCGGCGGCGGTCCGGACCGACGCCACCAGCCGCACCAGCCCGGGTTGGCAGCTCTCCCGGGCCAGGCGGAGCATCGAGACCAGCGGCACCAGGCCCGTGCCGCCCCCCACCAGCAGGGCCGGGGTGCGACACCCCCAGGTGAACGAGCCCCGGGGGCCGTCGACCTCGATGACGTCGCCGGGGCGGGTGCGGTCGTGGAGGGCGCCGGAGACCCGGCCGCCCGCCAGGCGCTCGACGGTGATGTCGATCGTCCGGGCCCGGCCCGGCGGGCTGGCCACGGAGTAGGAGCGCCGGGCGCCGACCGACGGCAGGCGCACCTTCACGTGCTGGCCGGCCTCGTGGCCCAGCGGGGCGCCGAGGTCGAGGCGGAAGGTGGAGATGCTCGGCGTCTCGCGCCGCACCGAGACCAGGGTGGCCCGGTGGGTGGTGCGCTCCGCCATCGACCCTGTGTACCAGCACGACCCGCCCGCCGGTCACCCCCACCCCGGCGAACCAGCGACCAGACGCGTGGTCCGGGCGACGCGTCTGGTCTCTGGTTCGAGCGAGAGTGGCAGGGATCGTCACAGGGTTGTCCTTGCCGCCACCGCCTGCGAGGGCGACGATGGCGCCGTGGACGCACGTCGCACCGTCGTGCTGGTGGCCTACGACGGCTTCCAGCTGCTCGACCTGGCCGGGCCGTCCGACGTGCTGGCCACCGCCACCACGCTGCTCGGCGGCCACGACGGCTACCGCCTGGTGGTGGCCACCCCCGGTGGGGCGACCGTCGCCAGCACCAGCGGGGTGCGCACGGCGGCCGACGTGGCCCTGGCCGACGCGCCCGCCGGCCCGGTGCACACCGCACTGGTCGTGGGCGGCGCCGGGTCCCGCCCGGCGGCCGCCGACCCCGCCCTGCTCGCCCAGGTCCGCGCCCTGTCGGCCGCGGCCGAGCGCACCGCGTCGGTCTGCACCGGTGCCCTCGTGCTGGCTGCGGCCGGGCTCCTCGACGGCTACCGGGCCACCACCCACTGGGCCTGGTGCGACCACCTGGCCCGCACCCCGGGGGTGGACGTCGAGCCCGACCGCATCCACGTCCACGACCGCGACCGGTGGACCTCGGCCGGCGTGACCGCGGGGATCGACCTGGCCCTGGCCCTGGTCGAGGCCGACCACGGGCCCGACCTGGCCCACGAGGTGGCCCGGTGGCTCGTCGTCTTCGCCCGCCGGCCCGGGGGCCAGGCCCAGTTCAGCGCCCAGCTGCGGGGCCAGGACGCCCACGACCCACGCCTCCGCGACCTCC
Above is a window of Iamia majanohamensis DNA encoding:
- a CDS encoding GlxA family transcriptional regulator, which translates into the protein MDARRTVVLVAYDGFQLLDLAGPSDVLATATTLLGGHDGYRLVVATPGGATVASTSGVRTAADVALADAPAGPVHTALVVGGAGSRPAAADPALLAQVRALSAAAERTASVCTGALVLAAAGLLDGYRATTHWAWCDHLARTPGVDVEPDRIHVHDRDRWTSAGVTAGIDLALALVEADHGPDLAHEVARWLVVFARRPGGQAQFSAQLRGQDAHDPRLRDLLRWLPDHLDGDLAVARLAARAGMSPRTFARAFRAQVGTTPAAHVEALRVEAARRLLETTDLTVAAVARAVGLGRPETLHRAFSRRVGTTPDRYRQHHAHPTTTGATP
- a CDS encoding FAD-binding oxidoreductase codes for the protein MAERTTHRATLVSVRRETPSISTFRLDLGAPLGHEAGQHVKVRLPSVGARRSYSVASPPGRARTIDITVERLAGGRVSGALHDRTRPGDVIEVDGPRGSFTWGCRTPALLVGGGTGLVPLVSMLRLARESCQPGLVRLVASVRTAADLPYRDEMVGPEVSVVCTRAGSSIQREAGRLRVEDLRDALIPGATAYVCGPKDFVAHVVDLLDRLGCPPGAIRTEAFGPTA